The window TTGCTCAAGAGACGTCCTGGACGACTCTAGTCGTCCGGGTCGGCTGCGCAACTTTAAGCCACTATATTTCTGACGCATTGCCTGGCAAACACATTGATAGGCACGCTGCTGCTTAAATAGCGATTGAACAATTCGTTAATAGTAAGCGGATTGAGGTACACATAAATACCGCAACCGGTAATGGCGATAAACTGCCGACTTAACGTTTCGATAAACACGATACGCAGCGTGCTGATTTCGTTGACTTCATTGCTTGTTTTCATGACGCTCTCCCGAATCTGCCGATTTGACTAATAAATCTTGAGCATAATTGACGCCAACTAACAAAAGCCTTTAAAAATCATACCCGTAAGATTTTTCCAAGCTTAGGCAACTTCTAAAAATTGACGCTGAGTTTAATTTATCGCAAACAGCACTTGCCGTCGGTAGCCTATGCCACGAGGAACCAGTGAATTATTTCACCCGTGCACACAATGCATCTTGAGGCTGCCAAACTCATTCCCTCGCCAAATTTAGGACTTCTGCGCAGCCGGTATTGCCGGCGAGCGCTTTATAGTACAATTTCCGTCACTTTTAAGCCGACGCGGCGCAGCAATAATCACTAAACAAAACAGGTTCAGATAATGGCAACGATGGATGATAGAGACGGGTTGATTTGGCTAGACGGAAAATGGGTTGATTGGCGCGATGCAAAAGTCCACGTATTAACTCATACCCTACATTACGGTTGCGGCGTCTTCGAGGGCTTACGCGCGTATAAAACCGATGCCGGCACCGCGATTTTCAAGCTGGCCGAGCACACTGATCGCTTGTTTCGTTCCGCGCATATCATGAACATGAAAATGCCGTTCTCTAAAGAAGAGATTAACCAGGCGCATCGCGACGCGGTTGCCAAAAACAATCTGGACAGTGCCTACATCCGCAGCATGGTGTTCTTCGGCTCGGAAGGCATGGGCTTGCGCGCCGACAATCTGAAAGTACACGTGATGGTAGCCGCCTGGACCTGGGGCGCGTATCTGGGCGCGGAAAACATGGAAAAAGGTATCCGCATCCGCACCTCGTCCTATACCCGTAACCACGTTAACAGCACGATGTGCAAAGCCAAGGCCAACGGCAATTACATCAATTCGATCCTGGCCTTGCAGGAAGCCTTGTCCACCGGTTATGACGAGGCTTTGTTGTTGGACCACGAAGGTTTTTGCGCGGAAGGCAGCGGCGAGAACCTGTTCATCGTCCGTAACGGCAAAATCTACACCCCGGAAACAACATCGGCTTTGGAAGGCATCACCCGCGACACTTTGATCACCATCGCCCGCGAACAGGGCTATGAAGTGATCGAAAAACGCATCACCCGTGACGAAGTCTATGTCGCCGATGAAGCCTTCTTCACCGGTTCCGCCGCCGAAGTCACGCCGATTCGCCAATACGACAACCGCGACATCGGTTCCGGCAGCCGCGGCCCGATCACCGAAAAGCTGCAAGCCTTGTATTTCGACTACGTCCAAGGCCGTCGTGCCGACCATAAGGAATGGCTGACGCTCGTTTCTTAAGTGGCGGAGCAACCCTATAAAATCCTGGTCGTCGGCCCGTCCTGGGTCGGCGACATGGTGATGGCGCAAAGCCTGTTCATCACCCTTAAGCAACAACATCCCGCTTGTCTCATTGATGTGCTGGCCCCGGCTTGGTCCTTGCCTCTATTGGAGCGCATGCCGGAAGTGCATAAAGGTCTGACGATGCCGCTGGGCCACGGGCAGTTTGATTTGCGTGGGCGTATCCGCATAGGCCGGGAATTGCAAAGTCGGCATTACGATCAGGCGATTTTGCTGCCCAACTCCTGGAAGTCAGCTCTGATTCCGTTTTTTGCGCACATTCCTAAACGGACCGGTTATATCGGCGAACTACGCCGCGGCCTGTTGAACGATGTTCGCACGCTGGATAAGACCGTGCTGACCATGACCGTGCAGCGCTTCGTCGCACTGGGGTTGCCGAACGAAGCGCCTCAGCCGCC of the Methylomonas sp. MK1 genome contains:
- a CDS encoding branched-chain amino acid transaminase: MATMDDRDGLIWLDGKWVDWRDAKVHVLTHTLHYGCGVFEGLRAYKTDAGTAIFKLAEHTDRLFRSAHIMNMKMPFSKEEINQAHRDAVAKNNLDSAYIRSMVFFGSEGMGLRADNLKVHVMVAAWTWGAYLGAENMEKGIRIRTSSYTRNHVNSTMCKAKANGNYINSILALQEALSTGYDEALLLDHEGFCAEGSGENLFIVRNGKIYTPETTSALEGITRDTLITIAREQGYEVIEKRITRDEVYVADEAFFTGSAAEVTPIRQYDNRDIGSGSRGPITEKLQALYFDYVQGRRADHKEWLTLVS